The following coding sequences are from one Pseudomonadota bacterium window:
- a CDS encoding TetR/AcrR family transcriptional regulator — MATGQTKQRIIQAAEHLFASHGFVRASLRQVTELAEVNLASVNYHFGSKENLIQEVFRRHLDGLNVEREKAFEEVMAADANPPLRDLLKAFIAPALRLSTDPVHGEYFVQIVTRGFVEYKDQFREFLSREYGDINRRFFAAIAKHLPHLPDQEVARRLDFTIGALTYSMGDFGLTKLADGTDREDYLRATIDSLVRFSEAGLTRSPA, encoded by the coding sequence ATGGCAACCGGGCAAACAAAACAGCGGATTATCCAGGCAGCGGAGCATCTGTTTGCCAGCCATGGCTTCGTTCGAGCATCCCTCCGCCAGGTGACCGAATTAGCGGAAGTGAACCTGGCTTCAGTCAACTATCACTTCGGCAGTAAGGAGAACCTCATTCAGGAGGTTTTCCGGCGGCACCTGGATGGATTGAACGTCGAACGAGAGAAAGCCTTCGAGGAAGTGATGGCCGCGGACGCCAACCCGCCCCTCCGCGATCTCCTCAAGGCATTTATCGCACCCGCGCTGCGGCTGAGTACCGATCCCGTACACGGCGAGTATTTTGTGCAGATCGTGACGCGCGGCTTTGTGGAGTACAAAGACCAGTTTCGTGAGTTTTTGTCCCGCGAATACGGTGACATCAACCGGCGATTTTTTGCCGCCATTGCCAAGCATCTGCCGCACCTGCCAGACCAGGAGGTTGCCCGCCGGCTCGACTTCACGATCGGCGCACTGACCTACAGCATGGGCGATTTCGGTTTGACTAAGCTGGCTGACGGCACCGATCGCGAGGACTATCTGCGCGCCACGATCGACTCGCTGGTTCGCTTCAGCGAAGCGGGGCTTACCCGGTCACCGGCCTAG
- the ndk gene encoding nucleoside-diphosphate kinase, translating to MSTQRTLSIIKPDAVAKNIIGEIYRRFEAAGLKIVAAEMKHLTSDEAGGFYAVHKERPFYADLVSFMSSGPVMIQVLEGDNAIAVNRELMGATNPAEAAPGTIRADFADSIDANAVHGSDAPETAATEIQFFFPGLS from the coding sequence GTGAGCACTCAACGCACCCTTTCGATCATCAAGCCCGACGCGGTCGCCAAAAACATCATTGGCGAAATCTATCGCCGCTTCGAGGCGGCCGGCCTGAAAATTGTCGCGGCCGAGATGAAACACCTGACGTCAGACGAGGCCGGCGGTTTTTACGCTGTGCACAAAGAGCGGCCGTTCTACGCTGACCTGGTGAGCTTTATGAGCTCCGGCCCGGTCATGATCCAGGTTCTGGAAGGTGACAACGCCATCGCTGTTAACCGCGAGTTAATGGGCGCCACCAATCCGGCCGAGGCCGCGCCAGGGACGATCCGTGCGGACTTCGCCGACAGCATCGACGCCAATGCGGTTCATGGGTCCGACGCGCCGGAGACGGCTGCCACCGAAATTCAGTTCTTCTTCCCGGGCCTCAGCTGA
- the rlmN gene encoding 23S rRNA (adenine(2503)-C(2))-methyltransferase RlmN, whose translation MPPAESRSSEAAAESAASSVVTPAKKNLLDFDLPMLEQELASLGEKPFRARQILKWVYHQHVHDFSEMSNISLKLRSELSARYTIALPQIMTQQTSEDGTRKWLLALSGGNAVEVVYIPEPSRGTLCISSQVGCMLNCTFCSTATQGFSRNLSTGEIVGQVLTAARELGHCNADRKITNVVFMGMGEPLLNPDNVFPAIRLLLEDLALGFAARRVTVSTAGLVPGIDQLKEVADVSLAVSLHGAENTLRTELVPLNKKYPIAELLAACRRYLAGKARARITFEYTLIEGVNDHPEHARSLIRLLRQVPSKLNLIPFNPFPGTDYQRSTPQRIATFQKIIQEAGVVATLRRTRGDDIDAACGQLVGRVKDRTRRQERHQTRLLAKGVATPDGGPNRRALEVST comes from the coding sequence ATGCCCCCGGCGGAATCCCGGTCGAGCGAGGCAGCGGCTGAGTCCGCTGCGAGCTCCGTGGTGACGCCAGCCAAAAAGAATCTGCTCGACTTCGACCTGCCGATGTTGGAGCAGGAGCTCGCGTCGCTCGGCGAGAAGCCGTTTCGCGCGAGGCAAATCCTTAAGTGGGTATATCACCAACATGTCCACGACTTCAGCGAGATGTCGAATATCTCGCTGAAGCTGCGCAGCGAGTTGTCCGCCCGCTACACCATCGCGCTGCCGCAAATCATGACTCAGCAAACCTCCGAAGACGGCACCCGCAAGTGGCTGCTTGCGTTGAGCGGCGGGAACGCGGTGGAGGTGGTCTACATACCGGAACCCAGCCGGGGCACGCTGTGCATCAGCTCACAGGTTGGCTGCATGCTGAACTGTACGTTCTGCTCCACTGCCACGCAGGGATTTAGCCGAAATCTCAGCACGGGCGAAATTGTTGGACAGGTGCTGACGGCCGCCCGGGAGCTCGGTCACTGCAACGCCGACCGAAAAATCACCAACGTGGTATTCATGGGCATGGGGGAGCCGCTGCTCAACCCAGACAACGTGTTCCCGGCCATCAGGCTCCTGCTGGAGGACCTCGCCCTGGGTTTTGCGGCGAGGCGGGTAACGGTCAGCACCGCTGGACTGGTTCCCGGTATCGACCAGCTCAAAGAGGTGGCGGATGTCAGCCTCGCGGTCTCGCTTCATGGCGCTGAAAACACGCTGCGAACCGAGCTGGTGCCGCTGAACAAAAAGTACCCGATTGCTGAGCTCCTCGCGGCCTGTCGACGCTACCTCGCCGGCAAGGCGCGAGCCCGCATTACCTTCGAATACACGCTGATCGAGGGCGTCAACGACCATCCGGAGCACGCACGTTCGCTGATCCGGCTGCTCCGCCAGGTACCCTCGAAGCTCAACCTGATTCCCTTTAACCCGTTTCCCGGCACCGATTATCAGCGCTCCACGCCGCAGCGTATTGCGACCTTCCAGAAAATCATTCAGGAGGCCGGCGTGGTGGCGACGCTGCGCCGCACCCGCGGGGACGATATCGATGCGGCCTGCGGACAGCTTGTCGGGCGGGTGAAAGACCGAACC